CTTCCTTCTCAGCTATTTCATATAATCCTCTATGGGGGCCGCCGAATAATATTATTGTCGTCTTTCCTTTAACACCTGCTAATTCCTTATAATTCGGAATCCTCCCATACCTGCTAGTAGCAATTATGAGGTCCACTATCCTCCCATATTCCTCTAAAACTTCTCGTAAACTATCCGCAAACGCGAGAACAGGGCCCCTATATGGTTCCTCATCTAGACATATTGCTCTTCTAGTATTCATATCAACTATTTCAACATACCCTATATCGCCTGGCTCACAGTTTCCAGCTTCTATCCTATAAGGTTTTAAAAGCCCTATATCTGCCAACAACTTATTTTTCTCCTTATAGATAAAGCCTAGTCTCTTCTCTCCAACATAACCATTACGGCTTACATCGAAAATATTTAGTCTCAGCGGCGGCAATAATCCTACAAATTTTAGATCCGGATCTTTAGGTATAAGTTTTCTTCGTAGATAAGGAGGAGTTAATAGGTATCGCCATATTTTCTCTATTAGAGCAGAGTATTTATTGTGCTGAGAAAAATCTGTGAATGGGTCGCGGAAGAATACTATTTCTAATACGCCAAAAATAGAGGAATACCTGATAACCTGGTATATTTTCATTGTTTTTAAGAGAAGACTTGACTCAGTACTTAAAATACTAGTTGGTAATGCAACGAGGATTTTTCTAGAAATCTTCATCTACGCTTCTTACCTTTAGCTCTTGTTTTCTCCCTAGCTTCTCGAGCCATTCTCTCCGTCACTTTCTCCTTCGTCAGAAATAAACTTGTTTTTTGTCTCCCACCCATATTTATCGCCTCACTCCTTATTCGGTTCTCATAGAGTATTGGATTCTTCCAGTATTATTAGATTTTCGGGGATAAAACCGGCCTAGTATTTTTGGCCATGCTCAGATACGACCGCATATTTCATCCCTAGTATCGATTAAGCCCGCCTTTCATCATCGCTTATAATATGTTTATGTTTTTCTCTCATAAAAGTTGGTGTTCTAACATGTAGAATGATTGGATGAGGATCTAGAGCGTTTAGAAGGAGTGCTTCGCCCACACCTAGATATGCAAGCTTTTTCACAATTTCTCGAGGCAACCCTAGGAATCTCTCAGCATCTCTCCAATAATCCTCGTTTCTCGAACCAAACATTATGAGTAGATGTGTATTCTCTATTATTTCTCTTGGTATATCTCTAGGATTCTGAGTTGCTAGAACAACTCCTAAATGCTTGCTACGGCCTTCTTTAACAAGTTCTTCTAAACCATTTAAACGACTAATTCTCCAAGCTTCATCTATAATTAAAAGCTTAGGTTTATCGATCATCTCAGTTGAGAAAACTAGTTTTTTATATATATGCATGAGAAGCCCGCCATAAGCATTTTGGAAAGCTGTTCCATACTTTCCCAGATCAAAAACTACATGATTACTCAAATACTTCATAAGCACATCATACTTAGGCTTACTTGTAATAAGTTCTATTAGGGGAGATAATAGCGATAAATCCCTGTCCAATAA
This is a stretch of genomic DNA from Staphylothermus hellenicus DSM 12710. It encodes these proteins:
- a CDS encoding putative RNA uridine N3 methyltransferase; protein product: MKISRKILVALPTSILSTESSLLLKTMKIYQVIRYSSIFGVLEIVFFRDPFTDFSQHNKYSALIEKIWRYLLTPPYLRRKLIPKDPDLKFVGLLPPLRLNIFDVSRNGYVGEKRLGFIYKEKNKLLADIGLLKPYRIEAGNCEPGDIGYVEIVDMNTRRAICLDEEPYRGPVLAFADSLREVLEEYGRIVDLIIATSRYGRIPNYKELAGVKGKTTIILFGGPHRGLYEIAEKEGFALENKVDKVWNTIPEQMVKTIRSEEALISTLAVINMFIYGENL